The Agelaius phoeniceus isolate bAgePho1 chromosome 26, bAgePho1.hap1, whole genome shotgun sequence genome has a window encoding:
- the LOC129130873 gene encoding keratin, type I cytoskeletal 12-like, giving the protein MALSVRTSGGPRQFSSRSGIGGGSLRMSSSSGGGGFGGSGLGFGGGAGGGFGAASLLGSSSGFGGGFGGSSGAGLGSSLSSGFGGSFGGGLGGSYGSGLGSGFGGGSGSGFGSSSGAAFGSGFGGGSGTGFGGGFGPAGACDGGILSGSKKETMQNLNDRLAAYLDKVRSLEDANTELERKIREWYEKNGPGTGTPGSGNDYSKFYPLIEDLRNKIINATIDNARIILQVDNARLAADDFRLKYENEVALRQSVEADINGLRRVLDELTMTRADLEMQIESLNEELAYLKKNHEEELQGIQSSEFGQVSVEMDAAPGTDLTKLLNDMRGQYEVIAEQNRKEAEAWFNEKSGELKREISTHTEQLQSGKSEITDLKRTLQSLEIELQSQLAMKKSLEDTLAETEGGYCAQLSQIQMQIGNLESQLFQVRADMERQNAEYQQLLDIKTRLEMEIETYRRLLDGEFVGAGQAVTLESSSLTGSKSQTQSLDSSQDPTKTRKIKTIVEEVVDGKVVASHVKEVEEKI; this is encoded by the exons ATGGCCCTTTCCGTGCGCACGAGCGGCGGGCCCCGGCAGTTCTCCTCTCGGAGCGGAATTGGAGGGGGATCTCTGAGGATGTCCAGTTCCAGTGGTGGAggaggctttggtggcagtgggcTTGGCTTTGGTGGGGGGGCTGGTGGAGGCTTTGGTGCAGCTTCTCTGTTGGGTTCAAGCTCTGGCTTTGgtgggggctttgggggcagtTCAGGTGCAGGACTTGGGAGCAGCTTAAGCAGTGGCTTTGGGGGAAGCTTTGGAGGTGGTTTGGGTGGTAGCTATGGAAGTGGCTTAGGCAGTGGGTTTGGGGGAGGCTCGGGAAGTGGTTTTGGCAGCAGTTCAGGTGCTGCTTTTGGAAGTGGCTTTGGTGGTGGCTCAGGGACTGGTTTTGGAGGTGGGTTTGGCCCTGCTGGTGCTTGCGATGGTGGCATTCTTTCTGGCTCAAAAAAAGAGACTATGCAGAACCTCAACGACCGTCTGGCTGCGTATCTGGACAAAGTGAGGTCTCTGGAGGATGCCAACACCGAGCTGGAGCGCAAAATCCGTGAATGGTATGAGAAAAATGGCCCTGGCACTGGCACCCCTGGATCTGGGAATGACTACAGTAAATTCTATCCTCTCATTGAAGATCTTCGAAACAAG ATCATCAATGCAACCATCGACAACGCGAGGATCATTCTGCAGGTCGATAATGCCAGACTGGCTGCTGATGACTTCAGACTGAA ATATGAGAATGAAGTGGCTCTTCGGCAGAGTGTGGAGGCTGACATCAATGGTCTGCGCAGAGTCCTGGATGAGCTGACCATGACCAGGGCAGATCTGGAGATGCAGATTGAAAGCCTGAATGAAGAACTGGCTTATCTCAAGAAGAATCAtgaagaa GAGCTTCAGGGCATCCAAAGCAGTGAATTTGGCCAAGTCAGTGTGGAAATGGATGCTGCCCCAGGGACTGATCTGACCAAGCTTCTGAATGATATGAGAGGACAATACGAAGTCATTGCCGAGCAAAACCGTAAAGAGGCCGAAGCGTGGTTCAATGAAAAA AGCGGGGAGCTGAAAAGGGAAATCTCCACTCACACTGAGCAGCTCCAGTCAGGAAAGAGCGAGATCACAGATTTGAAAAGGACTCTCCAGAGCTTGGAAATAGAGCTGCAGTCTCAGCTTGCCATG AAAAAATCCCTGGAAGACACTTTAGCAGAAACAGAAGGTGGTTACTGCGCTCAGCTGTCACAAATCCAAATGCAGATTGGGAACCTGGAGTCCCAGCTTTTCCAGGTCAGGGCTGACATGGAGCGCCAGAACGCGGAgtaccagcagctcctggacaTCAAGACTCGTCTGGAAATGGAGATTGAAACCTACCGGCGCCTGCTGGATGGAGAGTTTGT GGGCGCTGGACAGGCAGTTACACTTGAAAGCTCATCCCTGACAGGGTCCAAATCCCAAACACAATCACTGGACTCTTCTCAAG ATCCAACCAAAACTAGAAAGATCAAGACAATTGTCGAAGAAGTGGTAGATGGAAAAGTTGTTGCATCCCACGTTAAGGAAGTTGAAGAGAAGATATGA